One window of the Torulaspora delbrueckii CBS 1146 chromosome 6, complete genome genome contains the following:
- the TDEL0F03610 gene encoding uncharacterized protein (similar to Saccharomyces cerevisiae YGR122W; ancestral locus Anc_3.476): MSSELAFDGELPLRLPLKACSALESYPGLLERRNRCIAAIGQDTGRSGDWLGRIDELLGYAGALLSIDDELEVELSAEVAIAILDAAAFEQELALEVLERAYGSDVADAGWGTSGRCLRRGLGLVQYVELRFEQCLPRLCGLTTQLALEFQFLQQAGIVVLSLSKLRSKVYKGRREAVLDFYEQDLSELASNSGLYARLVIGCHDTALRCSRSSSIINKPVLTYLDSLGLLLVSLEQYSNDASGVALGMIQLAISRLNKIVPSSQLNDSILTKKKKRDFLKNAISTKSRKWTRKKVELLPVLQETLDDFVIPLALLLRYRFTQTNEKLSYQPIETDETVLRKLIPRGKAPELKGSQWYLNLNEQSLQQETPSQGAYY; encoded by the coding sequence ATGAGTTCTGAATTGGCATTTGACGGCGAATTGCCTCTTCGGTTGCCTTTGAAGGCCTGTAGTGCGCTGGAATCTTATCCCGGCCTTTTGGAGCGCAGAAATCGGTGTATTGCTGCTATTGGTCAAGATACAGGGCGGTCTGGTGACTGGTTGGGAAGGATTGATGAATTGCTGGGGTATGCGGGAGCCCTGCTTAGTATAGACGATGAGCTGGAAGTGGAATTGAGTGCCGAAGTGGCGATCGCTATTCTTGATGCGGCTGCGTTCGAGCAGGAGTTGGCTTTAGAAGTACTGGAAAGAGCATATGGATCAGATGTGGCAGATGCAGGTTGGGGAACTAGTGGGAGGTGTTTGAGAAGAGGTTTGGGACTTGTGCAGTATGTGGAGTTGCGGTTTGAGCAATGCTTGCCGCGATTGTGCGGACTCACCACTCAATTGGCTCTCGAGTTTCAATTCTTGCAACAGGCTGGAATCGTTGTGCTGTCGTTGTCGAAATTGAGGTCAAAGGTGTATAAGGGCCGACGGGAAGCTGTGCTGGATTTTTATGAGCAGGATCTCTCGGAGCTGGCCTCGAATAGTGGGTTGTACGCACGACTGGTCATCGGTTGCCACGATACTGCACTAAGATGCTCTCGGAGCAGTAGTATCATCAATAAGCCTGTGCTTACGTATCTGGATAGTTTGGGGTTACTGCTGGTTTCGCTCGAGCAGTATTCTAATGACGCCAGTGGTGTTGCTCTTGGAATGATTCAATTGGCTATATCTCGGTTGAACAAAATTGTACCGTCATCGCAGTTGAATGACTCGATACTgactaagaagaagaagagagatttcCTTAAGAATGCAATTAGTACAAAAAGCAGAAAATGGACTCGTAAGAAGGTCGAACTTTTGCCCGTTTTACAAGAGACTTTGGACGATTTTGTAATCCCACTGGCGTTGCTCTTACGTTATAGGTTTACACAGACAAACGAGAAACTGTCGTATCAGCCGATCGAGACTGACGAGACCGTGCTCAGGAAATTAATTCCTCGCGGTAAGGCCCCGGAGTTGAAGGGATCTCAATGGTACTTAAACCTTAACGAGCAAAGTTTGCAGCAAGAAACTCCGTCTCAAGGCGCTTATTACTGA
- the LOA1 gene encoding lysophosphatidic acid acyltransferase LOA1 (similar to Saccharomyces cerevisiae VPS66 (YPR139C); ancestral locus Anc_3.477): protein MEKFTDWRDKGTGIAPFLPVGSGRLGLGAKVGCTLLLMVKFLVVSPLILVYWLTRSKAVFRWVMSFLFDWSVDVTVLGIKRRNLKKHDAYPHRGRFYVCNSSSALDAHILDSIAQGKSTFLVASGNALYAMNKCQYSNYALDGSLNVKKYAQEIHNGEILQDRVVFIFPEGTCSNGKSVLPFEIDENSVESLLGENLSVQVTHLKINPSLTTPLRVSRWELVTRMVANGVHAKIKIHEAQNIAPLDKLRVALNDGNKFKLVSKTLDVEAKRKFVSEYERTQ from the coding sequence ATGGAAAAGTTCACTGATTGGAGGGACAAAGGTACTGGGATTGCTCCGTTTTTACCAGTAGGTTCTGGTCGGCTCGGGCTGGGAGCTAAGGTAGGTTGCACTCTACTACTGATGGTGAAATTCCTAGTTGTATCACCATTGATCCTTGTCTACTGGCTAACCAGATCGAAGGCTGTTTTCCGGTGGGTCATGTCATTTTTGTTTGACTGGAGTGTGGATGTCACAGTTCTTGGtatcaagagaagaaacttgaaaaaacaTGATGCTTATCCCCATAGAGGTCGGTTCTATGTGTGCAATAGCTCATCTGCTTTAGACGCCCACATCTTAGATAGTATTGCACAGGGAAAATCGACCTTCTTAGTAGCTAGTGGGAATGCGCTATATGCGATGAACAAGTGTCAGTATTCGAATTATGCATTAGATGGATCATTAAATGTGAAAAAATACGCTCAAGAGATACAcaatggtgaaattttgcaagatcgAGTGGTCTTTATATTCCCCGAGGgaacttgttcaaatggTAAGTCAGTGCTTCCTTTTGAAATCGACGAGAATTCGGTGGAGTCACTGTTGGGTGAAAACTTGAGTGTTCAAGTGACTCATCTGAAGATCAATCCTTCGCTGACCACCCCATTAAGAGTGTCCCGGTGGGAACTGGTCACTAGAATGGTCGCCAATGGTGTTCATGCCAAGATAAAAATACATGAAGCACAAAACATCGCACCACTAGACAAGTTAAGAGTCGCATTGAATGATGGcaacaagttcaaattGGTGTCAAAAACCTTAGATGTAGAGGCAAAACGCAAGTTTGTTTCTGAGTACGAGAGAACTCAGTAA
- the TAZ1 gene encoding lysophosphatidylcholine acyltransferase (similar to Saccharomyces cerevisiae TAZ1 (YPR140W); ancestral locus Anc_3.478) — MSLPNVLSRGDDFLNEYPRQSPLWRFFSYGTCALTIGLSKLVLKTLYNVELNNFDRLEKAIDRSQKENRSLMTMMNHMSVVDDPFIWGVFPWRIYRDLDSIRWCLGANNVCFKNKFLATFFSLGQVLSTERFGVGPFQGSIDAAIRLLSPDDTLDLEWTPHSEEPKILKPNFSPLVKTIKHDYIPPVKRFKPSWLHVYPEGFVLQLHPPFSNSMRYFKWGVSRMVLEATVPPIIVPIFTTGFEKVASEEAAGTGMKRYIPSNIGAEIKVTVGEPVDDAVIEKYRDEWKRLVEKYYNPECPGELSTELKYGEEAMDLRSRLAAKLRTQIVKIRDEECHFEKEDPRFKSPAWWREYTLTEGESDPDVKFIGKNWAIRRLQSFLTEKEEENDNTSG; from the coding sequence ATGTCTTTGCCCAATGTCCTGTCACGAGGAGACGACTTCTTGAATGAATATCCTCGCCAAAGTCCCCTCTGGAGGTTTTTCTCCTATGGGACTTGTGCTTTGACCATCGGCTTATCGAAATTGGTACTGAAGACCTTGTACAACGTGGAGCTGAACAATTTCGATAGACTCGAGAAGGCCATCGATAGGTCTCAAAAGGAGAATAGAAGTCtgatgacaatgatgaACCACATGTCTGTTGTCGATGACCCTTTTATATGGGGTGTCTTCCCATGGAGAATCTATCGTGATCTGGATAGCATCAGATGGTGCCTTGGTGCCAACAATGTGTGTTTTAAGAACAAGTTTTTGGCTactttcttttctttggGCCAGGTTTTGTCTACTGAAAGATTTGGGGTTGGTCCTTTCCAAGGTTCAATCGATGCTGCGATAAGACTTTTGAGTCCCGATGATACGTTGGACTTGGAATGGACCCCACATAGTGAAGAACCTAAGATTTTAAAACCCAATTTTTCTCCATTGGTTAAGACTATAAAACATGATTATATACCTCCAGTGAAGAGGTTTAAACCATCCTGGTTACATGTTTATCCGGAGGGATTCGTTTTACAATTACATCCAcctttttccaattctATGAGATATTTTAAATGGGGTGTATCGAGAATGGTGCTAGAGGCCACAGTTCCACCTATCATCGTACCGATCTTTACGACGGGGTTTGAAAAGGTTGCCTCCGAAGAAGCTGCCGGAACAGGGATGAAACGTTACATACCGTCTAACATTGGAGCTGAGATCAAGGTTACTGTGGGAGAACCTGTTGATGATGCGGTCATAGAGAAATATAGAGATGAATGGAAACGTTTAGTGGAAAAATACTACAACCCTGAATGTCCTGGTGAGCTTTCCACGGAATTGAAATACGGCGAAGAAGCCATGGATCTGCGAAGTAGGCTTGCTGCAAAACTTAGAACCCAGATTGTCAAAATTCGTGATGAAGAGTGCCATTTTGAAAAGGAAGATCCAAGATTTAAATCACCTGCTTGGTGGAGGGAATACACTCTAACGGAAGGTGAATCTGACCCAGATGTCAAATTCATAGGTAAGAACTGGGCTATAAGAAGATTACAAAGTTTCCTCActgaaaaggaagaggaaaatgatAACACTTCTGGTTGA
- the KAR3 gene encoding Kar3p (similar to Saccharomyces cerevisiae KAR3 (YPR141C); ancestral locus Anc_3.479), with translation MESVPTTPTKVRHQSSSIPSPKVGSHSPREYKKRNTSAVRPYSQNGTHVPSTQLKSDGKSHLTSFYKENIIELNQLQDILFQKKAHLDSLTDEMNECKAKYRDVEFKWDTLVEEKALKYQQINLKSNELTKLKEEQTSRRKFMHDGHGLHLQQLRAKNEADLNRIASDYRAKIEVLRFAKIQKFQNERDTLLNSVEEARNKISMNSEILRSMLQERESKHSHEKEIWLQRYHDKWKADVEKNEEITDEIVELERQVIGSLRPEAQRERKKLDSIKEKYQNLQQELAEQESKSVELRQQTAQKIQDTKHLKDCKRELEQYIQNTKVELEQISEIMVKEESMRRTLHNELQELRGNIRVFCRVRPPLPRENATSNHLKVREFNDDAGNQVIEVAKNGYGSGPQIFKFDRIFNEKETNYDVFQEIGQLVQSSLDGYNVCIFAYGQTGSGKTYTMLNPTDGIIPATITHIFNWTKNLKERGWRYDVSCQFVEIYNETIADLLRREEKPAGSASGDDTNSNTKLEIRHNQETKETTITNVTTVPLTSKNTVDELLKRANKLRSTASTACNERSSRSHSIFIVHLSGENVLTGERSHGILNLVDLAGSERINTSQVIGERLRETQSINKSLSCLGDVIHALGSADASKRHIPFRNSKLTYLLQYSLTGNSKTLMFVNISGNPNHTNETLNSLRFASKVNSTKMVARNTNL, from the coding sequence ATGGAATCGGTTCCGACGACTCCAACTAAGGTTAGGCATCAGTCAAGCTCTATACCCTCTCCGAAAGTGGGCTCTCATTCACCTAGAGAGTataaaaagagaaatacGAGTGCTGTAAGGCCCTATTCACAGAATGGGACTCATGTACCTTCTACGCAGTTGAAGAGTGATGGAAAATCTCATTTAACATCGTTTTATAAGGAAAATATCATTGAACTAAATCAATTACAGGATATTTTGTTTCAGAAGAAGGCTCATTTGGATTCCTTGACGGATGAAATGAATGAGTGCAAGGCAAAATATAGGGATGTGGAGTTTAAATGGGACACTTTGGTTGAGGAGAAGGCGCTGAAGTACCAGCAGATCAACTTGAAGTCCAATGAGTTGACAAAATTAAAAGAAGAGCAGACATCCAGAAGAAAATTTATGCATGACGGCCATGGACTTCATTTGCAACAATTAAGAGCTAAGAATGAGGCTGATTTGAATAGGATCGCGAGTGATTATCGTGCCAAAATCGAAGTACTGcgatttgcaaagattcaaaaattccaaaatgAGAGAGATACCCTGTTGAACAGTGTGGAAGAAGCCAGGAATAAAATTTCTATGAACAGCGAAATCCTTAGAAGTATGCTACAGGAACGAGAAAGCAAACATAGCCACGAGAAAGAGATCTGGTTACAAAGATACCACGATAAATGGAAAGCTGATGTcgaaaagaatgaagagataACGGATGAGATAGTTGAGTTGGAACGACAGGTGATAGGATCTTTGAGGCCCGAAGCccagagagaaagaaagaaacttgacagtatcaaagaaaaataCCAAAATTTGCAACAGGAATTAGCAGAGCAGGAATCGAAAAGCGTCGAACTGCGTCAGCAAACAGCTCAAAAAATTCAGGATACTAAACATCTGAAGGATTGCAAAAGGGAATTGGAACAATACATTCAAAATACTAAAGTGGAACTTGAACAAATCAGTGAAATTAtggtcaaagaagaatcGATGAGACGTACCTTGCATAACgaacttcaagaactgAGAGGCAATATTAGAGTCTTCTGCAGGGTACGGCCGCCTTTACCAAGAGAAAATGCAACTTCGAACCATTTAAAAGTTCGCGAATTTAATGACGATGCAGGCAATCAAGTTATTGAAGTTGCAAAAAATGGTTACGGCTCAGGGCCtcagatcttcaaatttgatagaatcttcaatgaaaaagaaACCAACTATGATGTTTTCCAGGAAATTGGGCAGTTGGTTCAAAGTTCATTAGATGGTTACAACGTTTGCATCTTTGCATACGGACAGACCGGATCTGGGAAAACTTATACGATGCTTAATCCCACGGATGGTATCATACCAGCGACAATAACTCATATCTTCAACTGGAcgaaaaatttgaaggaacGTGGTTGGAGATACGATGTTAGTTGCCAGTTTGTGGAGATCTATAATGAAACGATAGCCGATTTGCTTCGGCGTGAAGAGAAACCAGCAGGTTCAGCTTCAGGTGATGACACCAACAGCAACACCAAACTGGAGATACGACACAACCAGGAGACCAAGGAGACAACGATCACTAATGTGACAACTGTCCCTCTCACATCAAAAAACACGGTAGAcgaacttttgaaaagagcaAATAAGTTGAGATCTACTGCTTCAACAGCTTGCAATGAACGATCATCACGTTCGCATAGCATCTTTATCGTTCATTTGAGCGGTGAAAACGTGCTGACTGGCGAAAGATCTCACGGTATTTTAAACCTGGTTGACCTGGCAGGCTCAGAGAGAATCAACACTTCACAAGTCATCGGAGAGCGTCTGAGAGAGACGCAGAGTATTAACAAATCTCTCAGTTGCCTTGGTGATGTCATTCACGCTTTAGGTAGTGCAGATGCTTCCAAAAGACACATACCTTTTAGAAACTCGAAATTGACGTACCTTCTACAATATTCGCTCACAGGAAACTCCAAGACGCTCATGTTCGTCAACATATCGGGAAACCCCAACCACACAAATGAGACTCTCAACTCCTTGAGGTTCGCATCCAAAGTAAACTCGACCAAGATGGTCGCACGAAATACAAATTTATAA
- the RRP15 gene encoding rRNA-processing protein RRP15 (similar to Saccharomyces cerevisiae RRP15 (YPR143W); ancestral locus Anc_3.480): MSDKVKVGPLKGKKRAQSGAVPVKKADPVISDEAGETGSDASSEEEEIEEEVEEEVEEGDDFPLKKKSKKSKHDDGSAEFSSAVNAILSSHLKAYDRKDPIMARNKKVLKKNDSDKLDQQAKRALLVEKKKQLGKARKKEIIPMATDEQAGGEIRILLEKETKLRKIARKGVVKLFNAILSTQVSTTKEVEANLGDVKNVPEREQLITEVSKEKFLDMVKAAAEEE, translated from the coding sequence ATGAGTGATAAAGTGAAAGTGGGACCTTTGAAGGGCAAAAAAAGAGCCCAATCTGGTGCAGTACCTGTGAAAAAGGCTGATCCAGTGATAAGCGATGAGGCTGGTGAGACTGGCTCAGATGCCAGTtctgaggaagaggagattgaagaggaagtgGAGGAGgaagtggaagaaggtgaCGACtttccattgaagaagaaatcgaagaaGAGTAAGCATGATGATGGTTCTGCAGAGTTCTCCAGTGCTGTGAATGCCATTCTTTCATCTCATTTGAAGGCATATGATAGGAAGGACCCTATTATGGCAAGAAATAAGAAagtgctgaagaagaatgattcGGATAAGTTAGATCAACAGGCCAAGAGAGCTTTGCTAGTAGAGAAAAAGAAGCAACTAGGCAAGGCTAGGAAGAAGGAGATCATCCCCATGGCCACCGATGAACAAGCTGGCGGTGAGATCAGAATTCTGCTCGAAAAAGAGACTAAGTTGAGGAAGATAGCAAGAAAGGGTGTTGTCAAGCTTTTCAACGCCATACTCTCGACTCAAGTGAGCACAACAAAAGAAGTGGAGGCGAACCTGGGGGACGTAAAGAATGTGCCCGAGAGGGAGCAACTGATAACTGAGGTATCGAAGGAGAAGTTCCTGGATATGGTCAAAGCTGCcgcagaagaagaataa
- the VPS36 gene encoding ESCRT-II subunit protein VPS36 (similar to Saccharomyces cerevisiae VPS36 (YLR417W); ancestral locus Anc_4.288), producing the protein MDCWHFVEVTASGQPILRENEKDILIDQMVGLYHNKSKVLNRQKGRIFLTSQRIIYVDDLQPTKNSICLELDDIESLEYSSKFLKRSARLILFLKSGQTRTSEDTNIENVTSSWVCAICMMTNETRGIFSEETDPKPICVNCGIPADYEMTKNSINVSSNFKQQSANAKKDAVAQENACPACTFVNHPEISNCEICGTRIPNASIRKQHCNSASAFKDSRVHLELEHPDSGQSTNFVQVSFRKSDGLLFGQATEKAIEDLKKAETIQIYNKNLVSVNGVPVNDNEHTKSLPFLETKLSKIGIAGLEDSRETQLLRNDILFSSALTDLNKLMSLVNDIETLYTGHKVKLMGEQAQKPLLIIDREKFCNKSSFLDEIAREIYEFAVSEFKDNKEHLGYGMLTLVDLYAMYNKSMRIGTGLISPEEMRQACERFELLNLQDLKLIRINGRVLCLASKDSFAFLKEKILELTGSQKGCDLLQLTQLLNEGTSSSWTIGILTEVLQDTVEKGELVIDEQVSGIFYHRNVYWPIEQSVK; encoded by the coding sequence ATGGATTGTTGGCATTTCGTGGAGGTAACTGCCTCTGGTCAGCCTATTCTTCgagaaaatgaaaaggACATACTCATCGATCAAATGGTCGGTTTGTACCATAATAAATCAAAGGTTTTAAACCGCCAAAAGGGTAGAATATTCCTCACATCGCAGAGGATTATATATGTCGATGATTTGCAACCAACTAAAAACTCAATTTGCcttgaattggatgatatAGAATCACTGGAATACTCATCGAAATTTCTGAAAAGATCTGCTAGACTGATCTTGTTCCTAAAGAGCGGTCAGACCAGAACCAGTGAGGACACAAACATTGAGAACGTTACAAGCTCATGGGTATGTGCGATTTGTATGATGACAAATGAGACTCGTGGAATATTTTCGGAAGAAACTGATCCAAAGCCCATATGTGTAAATTGTGGTATTCCGGCTGACTATGAGATGACTAAGAATTCCATTAAtgtatcttcaaatttcaagcagCAATCTGCgaatgcaaagaaagatgcGGTTGCACAGGAAAACGCTTGTCCAGCTTGCACATTTGTTAATCATCCTGAAATCAGCAATTGTGAGATCTGTGGGACGAGAATTCCGAATGCCAGCATACGCAAACAACATTGCAATTCAGCCTCAGCCTTTAAAGATTCCAGAGTTCATTTGGAGTTGGAACATCCTGATAGTGGTCAGTCAACGAATTTTGTGCAGGTGAGTTTCCGTAAGTCGGATGGTTTACTGTTCGGTCAGGCAACAGAGAAGGCCATTGAAGACTTGAAAAAGGCAGAAACTATACAAATTTACAACAAGAATCTGGTTTCCGTCAATGGAGTACCGGTGAATGACAATGAGCACACCAAGTCCCTACCTTTCCTAGAGACCAAGTTAAGTAAAATTGGAATAGCAGGCCTGGAGGACAGTAGAGAAACTCAGCTGCTGAGAAATGATATCCTTTTCAGCAGTGCTTTAACGGATCTTAACAAGCTAATGTCCCTGGTTAACGATATCGAAACGTTATACACCGGACATAAAGTCAAGCTGATGGGCGAGCAAGCTCAAAAACCACTACTGATTATCGATAGGGAAAAATTCTGCAACAAATCGTCGTTTCTAGACGAGATTGCCCGTGAGATTTACGAATTTGCAGTCTCAGAATTTAAGGATAACAAGGAACACTTGGGATACGGAATGCTGACGCTAGTTGATTTATATGCTATGTACAATAAATCAATGCGAATAGGAACTGGTTTGATATCACCGGAGGAGATGAGACAAGCATGTGAAAGATTCGAACTATtgaatcttcaagatctgAAATTGATTCGAATTAATGGGAGGGTTTTATGTCTGGCATCGAAAGACTCATTTGCATTTTTAAAGGAGAAAATCTTGGAATTGACAGGTTCCCAAAAGGGTTGTGATTTGTTACAGCTTACTCAATTACTGAACGAGGGAACTTCAAGCTCATGGACGATTGGAATTTTGACGGAGGTTTTGCAGGATACTGTCGAAAAGGGGGAACTAGTGATAGATGAACAAGTCAGTGGGATTTTTTATCACAGGAATGTTTACTGGCCTATTGAGCAGTCTGTCAAATAG
- the HYM1 gene encoding Hym1p (similar to Saccharomyces cerevisiae HYM1 (YKL189W); ancestral locus Anc_4.289), with the protein MFKKYKNQDLDMSFWWKRNPKTPLDHVKFITEQLSKIESSSTQDSKRKAQEECSKYLMGTKHYILGDTEPHPTPEAIDELYMAMYHADFFYELLVHFSDLEFEARKEVMLIFSICLRHSKDNKLVTVDYLVSQPKTIHCMLGTVELALQKKGAHDVFLAVGNMIIECIKYEQLCRIILRDPQLWKFFEFVKLGNFEISTESLQILNAAFTTHPKLVSSELLSHENNMTKFIQNINKLMAHGSYVTKRQSTKLLASLIVVRSNNQFMNLYINSPENLKLIMTLMTDKSKNLQHEAFNVFKVMVANPRKSKPVSDILMKNRDKLLKYFDNFGIDCRDATFLDEKEFIVQEIESLPRIVSSNAEATVQVSGSPPRND; encoded by the coding sequence ATGTTtaaaaaatacaagaatCAAGATCTGGATATGAGTTTTTGGTGGAAGAGGAATCCCAAAACCCCATTAGACCATGTTAAATTCATTACAGAACAATTGAGCAAGATCGAGTCATCTTCGACACAGGATAGTAAACGTAAGGCCCAGGAAGAATGTTCCAAATATTTAATGGGTACAAAGCATTATATTTTGGGGGATACAGAGCCCCATCCGACTCCGGAGGCTATTGATGAGCTTTACATGGCTATGTACCATGCGGATTTTTTCTATGAGTTACTTGTGCATTTTTCAGATTTGGAATTTGAAGCCCGGAAAGAAGTAATGCTTATCTTTTCTATCTGTCTAAGGCATTCAAAGGATAACAAGTTAGTTACTGTGGATTATCTGGTATCCCAGCCTAAAACCATTCATTGTATGTTGGGGACAGTGGAATTGGCATTACAGAAGAAAGGTGCGCACGATGTATTTCTCGCGGTTGGTAATATGATAATAGAATGCATCAAATATGAACAACTTTGTCGCATAATACTGAGAGATCCACAGCTATGGAAATTTTTCGAGTTTGTGAAACTGGGCAATTTTGAGATAAGTACAGAGTCCCTACAAATCTTGAATGCAGCATTCACAACCCATCCCAAATTGGTTTCCAGTGAACTTCTTTCTCACGAGAATAACATGACCAAATTCATACAAAACATTAATAAACTAATGGCACACGGGAGCTATGTAACAAAGCGGCAGAGCACAAAATTGTTGGCTTCGCTCATAGTAGTAAGATCCAACAATCAATTTATGAATCTCTACATCAATTCACCAGAGAATTTAAAGCTAATAATGACCTTAATGACGGATAAATCGAAAAATCTACAACATGAAGCTTTCAACGTTTTCAAAGTCATGGTGGCGAACCCAAGGAAATCAAAACCTGTCTCAGATATCCTAATGAAAAATAGAGACAAACTGctgaaatattttgatAATTTTGGAATCGATTGCCGTGATGCGACTttccttgatgaaaaggaGTTTATCGTACAAGAGATTGAGTCCTTACCACGTATCGTCTCATCCAATGCGGAGGCTACTGTGCAGGTTTCAGGTTCTCctccaagaaatgattga
- the CDC73 gene encoding Cdc73p (similar to Saccharomyces cerevisiae CDC73 (YLR418C); ancestral locus Anc_4.290) yields the protein MSSVLTRVRNFLKSGKSFALLGEDGTETDNIAHAKTISFGEDKFSLEEPTEFEIGGGHVPLRVIVHCWLHRNSSAADYLADCQEKQTTNVSFLQRNDLINWLSGNSESSQYIKTVSPDQQKTNGEAQATAEEDSTKENGKPEDAVLAEALAHERPLLDHNSSLRGNRLVNLGYLIKDAELKLVQSLKASIRSKKSQGAHGRVAKPGAVSKGGPRKEPIILIPSAASSVFTMSNIKQFLQDSQYCNPRELSAAHSDLITVDKKLDRFTKPIRFIVVNNTRMFTKPEYWDRVVAVFTMGHAWQFNNYQWNTPQELFQHCKGYYFHFTGDSVPQHVQQWNVQQVELDKSKRFKDIEVARFFWNSLEKELVARGFH from the coding sequence atgagtTCTGTGTTGACTAGAGTCAGGAATTTTCTAAAATCCGGGAAAAGCTTTGCTCTTTTGGGAGAGGATGGGACTGAGACGGACAACATTGCTCATGCTAAGACTATATCGTTTGGAGAAGATAAATTCTCGCTAGAAGAACCTACAGAATTCGAGATAGGTGGTGGTCACGTACCATTGAGGGTGATTGTTCATTGTTGGCTTCATAGAAATTCGAGTGCAGCAGACTATTTGGCTGATTGTCAGGAGAAGCAAACTACCAACGTTTCCTTCTTACAGAGAAATGAtctgatcaattggttgtCAGGGAATTCTGAGTCTTCACAATATATCAAAACCGTCTCTCCAGATCAGCAAAAGACAAATGGCGAGGCACAGGCAACAGCTGAGGAAGACTCCACAAAAGAAAATGGGAAACCAGAGGATGCGGTCCTTGCAGAAGCTCTAGCGCATGAAAGACCTCTATTAGATCACAATTCGTCTTTACGTGGTAACAGGCTGGTTAATTTGGGGTATCTAATCAAGGATGCAGAGCTAAAACTTGTACAATCCCTCAAGGCCTCTATTCgttccaagaaatcacAAGGCGCACATGGACGTGTAGCGAAACCCGGTGCAGTGTCGAAAGGAGGTCCACGTAAGGAACCGATCATTCTTATACCTTCGGCAGCCTCCTCTGTGTTCACAATGTCCAATATCAAACAATTTTTACAAGACTCTCAGTATTGCAACCCTAGAGAACTCTCAGCGGCTCATTCAGACCTAATTACAGTGGATAAAAAACTCGACCGTTTTACGAAACCCATACGGTTTATTGTTGTGAACAACACTAGAATGTTTACGAAGCCCGAATACTGGGATAGAGTCGTCGCGGTCTTCACCATGGGTCACGCCTGGCAATTTAACAACTACCAATGGAATACCCCACAAGAACTATTCCAACATTGCAAGGGTTACTATTTCCATTTCACAGGTGATTCAGTGCCCCAGCACGTACAACAATGGAACGTACAGCAAGTTGAACTCGATAAAAGTAAACGGTTCAAAGATATCGAAGTGGCTCGATTTTTTTGGAATAGCCTCGAGAAGGAACTGGTAGCCAGAGGCTTCCACTAG